The following is a genomic window from Neodiprion lecontei isolate iyNeoLeco1 chromosome 4, iyNeoLeco1.1, whole genome shotgun sequence.
GGGACTTTGACCTCGTGACCAACTTGAAGGGCAACGTACCTTGAAGAAGGGGAAAGGCTCTACGTCGTACCTACGGGTACCTAATTGGAGGCAACGAACCTGGCTGCGACTCGTTCAGGCCTACAGAACAGGTAGGTAATTGACCAATGCACGCTGTCACACTCCCTTGTCCTACTTAGAGCCCGGAGGCACTCTTCTTCTCCGTTCGCTCACTGGCTATGCACTACTTTCATCGGCTATCGACCCCTGAGCGGTACAATCTGCCTAAGTAAAAAGTGTTTTCTTCTTACACAGCTGAACAAGAAGAGCCGCGAAGAGACCAAAATGGAAGTGTACAATATCGGTAGAAGGTTGTTGTTCCACGATAAAACTGGTAACTTTCTTGGAATGAGTGGAAACGAAATTGGTCGATAGTTCAAAACAGTTCTTCCAGAAAACCGACTTCCGAAAGATGAATGAGGTAACTTTatctttttcaatatcttttctttcctttcaaGCGAAAAACAAGTCCGTAATCCGGAATGCGGCTAACGTCGGAACTTCACTGACGTATTCAAAATTCTTCTGATCATTTCGAGAAGTTGATTTTATTCGACGGAGCTGCGTATTTGCcgtgaaaatgttttcacTCGGCAGCAGGAAACGCAGCATCAAATTGTCGGatggtaaaaaattcacatactAAATAATAAAAGCATTACAAAATTGTCCTTGTAAGAATGTCAAGAATTACCGAAACTCGCAATACGGAATTTATGCAAGTTTGAAAGCAAAAACTAAAACAGGTTCGTGTTCTCGAAGAATCAAAAAGTCATGAAAAAGGAGACGAACTTGACTAGCCAAATCGCATCCTACAGACACACGTCGAACTCTCGGGACTCTCGGTACGGAGTGACAATGAAAGTTGAAAGGCGGAAGACGTCATCGATGAGCGGAGGCAGCTCCGGAAGAGTCCGTAACCTTTTGGACGTATAGATTGTTAAGAAGCTCAATACGCTTCGGCTCGTTTAAGGACCCCACCCACCAGTAATGTGTACCGTAGCTAACAAGGAAGTCGATCTCgctgattttatttctcttgtAGTATGTTGTAGTAGACTAAACACTAAGCgccacatattttttttttttatctgccattaaacactttaagggggtaaaaccaccctccaaagtaaggcgTGTCAGCGGGTGATTTGCTagtttcacccacaagaacataatattttttaacaaatccaactggaaaagttttctcctAACGAGTCAAAAATACTGCCAAATCGCCCCTcgacatgccttactttggagggcggtttcacccccttaaaaTGTTTAATGACAGatcgtaaaaaaacaaaatatgtgTTGTCTAGTCTTTGGTCTACTCTAACATATCACAGAAGAAATCGAGTCCGAGAGATCGACCTGCAGTgataccttccttgtaagTGTCAAAGTGAACTCCCTGTTCACATTTAGTTTTAAAGGTCAAAGTAGCGCGGGCGGCAGGCCTCCCTGCGGAACCCGGGGGTGGCTTCGCCCTCGCCGCCCTTAGCGCAAGGGTGCGGAGCAGCAGTGCGGGTGCGCGACGCAGTGGCGCCGTAGTACCGGCGTATTCCGCCGTCCGTCTCGGCGCCACAGTTCCGCCGCATGTCTGGGGCCGGCTAGCCGCTATTCGCAACTGGCTTGCAATCGACGCGAGCAAAATGGTAAGTCGAAACCTTAAAGGCCGTTTTAACGTAACCCCGGGTGTCGCCGCCGCGGGACATCGTTTCCGCGTCAGCTTATCGCATCGCTTTTTAAACGCCGAAGGCCGAcgcgaaatttttatttacttccTTTTTTTGCAAGGTGACAGAATTGAACGACTCCACAATCACCGACGGTATGTGATAATCGTGCATTCCTGCGTCGTGTTCTTCACTCTGGATTGCGTTTCGTTACCTTTCTATGATCACCTTCCGGGTTTCTTGTCGGCTCTTTCGTTTTTATACTATAGACATGTGCGTCAAATGCTCGCCTATCGAATTGGGCTTGCGGCAGAGCTATATGTAGGGCTGATATTCCCCATTTACGTTGTTGGTTTAGACCTTCGTGCGATTGATCGGACGGAATATAAGTTCGGGCTGTAAAGTGATGCTGAACGTCAGGTTTTGAACTGTCACACCCGTGCAAGAGCTATTTCTTCATAGAGTTTTGACGAATCCTTATTCGTCCTGATTCCCACTCTCGCATTACGCCTCGTCCTCTTTTTTTGCGGTGTCTCATGTGCCTTGCCACCTTGCTAGACTCACACCACCAATGAACATTGAGCGGAAGCACGCACGGCGCACTTGACAATGTAGTCAATGCGACTTCAATGCGGTGATCACAGCTTACGTGACTCACCGAACTTACGCACGCGGTTCTCGGGATTACCGCGAGATCGCAGCAACTGACGGCTCACTAATTTCACAAAAAGAGTTTCCTACTTTCATCGAGGATATGAACCATACACCGTTTAAGAACATATAGTATTTATCATCAAGCTAGCGGTTTCATTTAACGCCATTACTTACAAAAAGCTCAGTCTCTTTTTGGACACTTgttgagagagaaaaattgggAACTTGGGACCCTTTAGCttaggaaaaatgaaaattatcagtTACGGGTCTGTTATCCTGCATTGCCATGTGCAGCAAACACGTTTCTGAGCGCGCTGCGGGCCTCACTTCCGGTTTAATTGCTCACACCTTCTCCAAACAGTgaatctggaaaaaaatatcggggAATCACCAGAACTACTGGTACTTCGTTCGAACTGCCGGTAAACTAAAGCTGAATTTGTTACAGGTGCTCGCCGACACGGGACTGCCGGACAACGATCGAAGCGCTTTGACGAACCGAAACACGGAGGGTATAACCGTGACAAACTTGACGGACGGTGAGACCGTGAGTTACAGTTTGGCCCTGGTACGAGGTCGAGCGCCTATGGGATGCGGCCGGATCACGGTGCGAAATGCGAGGAGCGGTGTTTTGGAGTGGCCTGTGATCGGTGGTGAGTTCCGGGCGATAGCGGAGCTCACCAGGGGAGAAAACACCCTGGAGCTCGAGGCCGGGGGATTCAAGCGTCGGTTGGGACTACGACACGAGCCACGTACGACGCGGATGAGAGTTACGCCAGTTTACGTTATATGCGCTGGTCACAACGGCCGGTTCCAGGGGCCCCGAGGCGAGGACTGCTCGGTCGAAAGCGCTGCAACGAGGATCGGTCTCGGGGCCCGTTTGCTGCAGACCCTTACCGCCGAGAAGCTTCGGGAGGCCGGACACGGCCGGAAGACCTTCCAGCTCGAGCGAGACCTCGACGGCGCCGAGTGCCTCGTGATGCACAGCATGCTCCACGTGGACAGGGCGCGCGCAATGACGCAGCGTCACCTCTGGGAGCTTGTTGCGAGGGAGCTGATGACCGGCCCTCTGGCGTCCAAGGATCGTAAGTACCTCGCCTTTCTTTCCTGCACCCGCTACCGCGGTGCCCCGAGTCCCAGGACACACGAGGACACGCTGGCCCGCACCGAAGGTCACGCGGCCCTTGGAGGCGGCGGTCTCGCACTCTTCGGATCGGCCTGCCTCCACACCTGGCCCACGTGTCTGGGTCAGGTGCTCCCGCGGTTTCTCGATGAGACGATTGTTGATACCGAGCAGTTCATGGACGACAGCAACTACCGCGGCACTCACGCTGGCTGCCTCGCCACCACCCTGGGGTCGGTGCTCCACGAGCTCGGGCACACTTTTGACCTTGGGCACACACGTGAGGGCATCATGGGGCGTGGGTTCGACTACGTCGACAGAGTATTCGTCGGGCGCGCTGGTATCGACTTAAACCGCAACCCCATCAGACGCGACCCCCAGCATACGACTGTTGCCCTCAGCCGACCCCTCAGCGTCACCGTCACCGTTCAAGGTGCATTCGGCGGCGGCAGCCCTCGCAGGGGTCGACTTTTGTCCGAGACGTCGAGGCCATCGCCTTCCCTCAGTCCCCGACCAAATGCTACACCAGGAAGGCTATCGGCCCCTGCTAGTCCCGAGCTGAACAGATCCCTGTCACGGAGTCTCACAGCGTCCGAACCACCCCCGCAACCCGACAGAACATTTTGGGGGCCTTCGTGCGCCACTCTCCTAGCCTATCATCGCTGGTTCAATGAGGAAGTTGACAATTTACCGAACAAGGGAATGGAGATCAGATACGACGCTAAGAGGTGAGTCGAATTATTCGTCTAATGTAAAGGGGGTAAAAATATAGAGGTCGGAAAATTGAAAGGCATCACATAGGATCGAATACTCGAAGACGGGAATGTCTGTCttacagaatttcaaaatttataaagttCACAACTTTGAATGATCGATATTCTGACCCTagtatttttctcatttctgcACATTTTTATCTCTGCTCGAATATATAACATTCGTATGACAAAAAGCTATCGTATCTAAATGAACTTCAGTTCAAATGTATCGTGGATATTTCCGGTGCAATTTGAACTCTAGGtagtttatt
Proteins encoded in this region:
- the LOC107222071 gene encoding putative zinc metalloproteinase YIL108W isoform X3, which encodes MNEVLADTGLPDNDRSALTNRNTEGITVTNLTDGETVSYSLALVRGRAPMGCGRITVRNARSGVLEWPVIGGEFRAIAELTRGENTLELEAGGFKRRLGLRHEPRTTRMRVTPVYVICAGHNGRFQGPRGEDCSVESAATRIGLGARLLQTLTAEKLREAGHGRKTFQLERDLDGAECLVMHSMLHVDRARAMTQRHLWELVARELMTGPLASKDRKYLAFLSCTRYRGAPSPRTHEDTLARTEGHAALGGGGLALFGSACLHTWPTCLGQVLPRFLDETIVDTEQFMDDSNYRGTHAGCLATTLGSVLHELGHTFDLGHTREGIMGRGFDYVDRVFVGRAGIDLNRNPIRRDPQHTTVALSRPLSVTVTVQGAFGGGSPRRGRLLSETSRPSPSLSPRPNATPGRLSAPASPELNRSLSRSLTASEPPPQPDRTFWGPSCATLLAYHRWFNEEVDNLPNKGMEIRYDAKRTR
- the LOC107222071 gene encoding putative zinc metalloproteinase YIL108W isoform X1 — translated: MNEVLADTGLPDNDRSALTNRNTEGITVTNLTDGETVSYSLALVRGRAPMGCGRITVRNARSGVLEWPVIGGEFRAIAELTRGENTLELEAGGFKRRLGLRHEPRTTRMRVTPVYVICAGHNGRFQGPRGEDCSVESAATRIGLGARLLQTLTAEKLREAGHGRKTFQLERDLDGAECLVMHSMLHVDRARAMTQRHLWELVARELMTGPLASKDRKYLAFLSCTRYRGAPSPRTHEDTLARTEGHAALGGGGLALFGSACLHTWPTCLGQVLPRFLDETIVDTEQFMDDSNYRGTHAGCLATTLGSVLHELGHTFDLGHTREGIMGRGFDYVDRVFVGRAGIDLNRNPIRRDPQHTTVALSRPLSVTVTVQGAFGGGSPRRGRLLSETSRPSPSLSPRPNATPGRLSAPASPELNRSLSRSLTASEPPPQPDRTFWGPSCATLLAYHRWFNEEVDNLPNKGMEIRYDAKRNVVRSRCGVRMMELRESAGEMVVGSRQFPGPRPPIEALVPPPPPHCLVPLTLVAEDSAGNILKYPMPTAF
- the LOC107222071 gene encoding putative zinc metalloproteinase YIL108W isoform X2, whose product is MVLADTGLPDNDRSALTNRNTEGITVTNLTDGETVSYSLALVRGRAPMGCGRITVRNARSGVLEWPVIGGEFRAIAELTRGENTLELEAGGFKRRLGLRHEPRTTRMRVTPVYVICAGHNGRFQGPRGEDCSVESAATRIGLGARLLQTLTAEKLREAGHGRKTFQLERDLDGAECLVMHSMLHVDRARAMTQRHLWELVARELMTGPLASKDRKYLAFLSCTRYRGAPSPRTHEDTLARTEGHAALGGGGLALFGSACLHTWPTCLGQVLPRFLDETIVDTEQFMDDSNYRGTHAGCLATTLGSVLHELGHTFDLGHTREGIMGRGFDYVDRVFVGRAGIDLNRNPIRRDPQHTTVALSRPLSVTVTVQGAFGGGSPRRGRLLSETSRPSPSLSPRPNATPGRLSAPASPELNRSLSRSLTASEPPPQPDRTFWGPSCATLLAYHRWFNEEVDNLPNKGMEIRYDAKRNVVRSRCGVRMMELRESAGEMVVGSRQFPGPRPPIEALVPPPPPHCLVPLTLVAEDSAGNILKYPMPTAF